TAACCTCGAAGTAAACTTCATTCATGCGAAAGAATCCTCTTGTGAGGACCATTTCTTTTGTCTAGGTGGGAATGAGCACAATGGAGAATGACAAGGGGGGCGGCCAGGTCAAGGTAAAATTGCCTACATGATCATCTGAATCaatgcaaatttaaaaaatgactaTATGCGGATGAGAGAAAAATAGCATATCAACATGTTCACAATCTTTACCTTATGTATATGCcccttacttttttttttttttttttctcataccACACGTTTAACCAGGTCGATATGAAGGAACATCAGTGGAGAATATTCGAATACAACATGAGCAAATGGATGAtcgaaaataaatatattttggacaaggaagagaagaagaagttttaCAAATGTGCAAATTATAGTATAGGAACTGGGATTATAAATGCATCTttagtgtattttttttgcaaaaggaaCAACAAATTTTTCACTCCCATGTccagattttttttaaccttttcctTGGGCATGTATACCTCCATGGTggtgaataaaattttcaggCGGAAGGCCTACATGGAGGTGAGTTGCACATCATTTGTACATTTACACACGAGGGGGTAAATTCACACACATAGGCATCTGCGCCCATCAGCTGCAATGATTATTGTGAACCTCTTCCACGCCACGCaacattttcaccttttttcctttaaaagaTTTTGACGGAGAAGACCACCATGACTGATAAGGCGAGAGAAGTAATGAATGATATCTTGAATGTGAAGGACGATGTTGGAAAAGCGCCATCCATCGGAAGTGCCAACAGATTGGACAGTACGAGCACGTCGAATGCGTATTCCAAGAACCTGTATGATGACGGACAGACGCAGATACATGATGACACCCCATCCATGAACAATGTAAGTTCCTTCGCACCAGAAGTGGTTCCATGAATATGAACACTTGTATTTGCGTGAACGATTtcgtatatatacaaatcGCGAAAAtgccttttcccccccctgcaGACGAATGTTCCCTTTGCTCAAGATTTGTAagccaaagaagaaaaaaaagaaaagatgcTCGTATGCATGTACGCTTATACCCACGTGcgtcagaaaaaaaacgcacaacAGCTTTGCTAACACCTTTATTTCACCACCCCCGCAGAAATGAAACATTTCTGAATGAACAGATGAGTGACGACTTCGAAAGGTACAACTCGCGATGGACACGAGCCCTCCGTGTTTTGTACTCCCGTTTATGCTACTCCACCCCCAGACATTTGTGTGCAATGTACATATCATGGGACccttaaaaaatgttctttgTAGATGCAAAGATTTGTCAGTTTGCACggatgaaaaattaaaacacatgataaaaatattagaaaaaaattcttgaAAGCATGTCCATTGCTCCGACATGTACgtgaatatatgtacatatgcgtgtGTTGGTACACATATGCCTCTATAATTGCGTGCCCAACGTGGGTGTAACATAGCACGGGCATACCATTTCGTCATACACACTAGGCACAAAAACACATTCATCGcgtctttttattcttcgtAGGCAAAATTCCTACATTTTGAAGGAGCCAAGCGAaggtacgaaaaaaaaaaaaaaaaaaaaaaaaaaaaaaaaaaatcacgtgtgcggaaaaaagtggaagtaAAGGAATACCCACACAACGCACGAGTAATGCAAATTTATGCAATTTCCCCACACATGCAGGAAAATATGTCACCTGGGATGATATACGACGAATGAATAAGTGAGAATTATGGAGAAGCCACATCAGACAATGAAACGATTTCAAAACATGTGCTTAAATTTTTCAATAAACGCATCGTAGTGAAAATTTCTGCTGTCGTTGTTAaatttgcacacatatgtaaaATAATTCGCGTCGGAATAAAAGGCCAGGATATAATTGTAAAATTTAATGGCTtgattttttgtaattacgTTATTTACGAtgtttaattttgttaaaataatttccctatttttcagttcatcaaaaaaatgcaacgtTACATATGGCGTTGATTTTTCCCTGAATTTATTGTAATCTCCTAGAGTTGTTATGAATAGCAACTTGTTGTCAATAAATTgcgaataaaaatttatgtaACCATTTTGGTTCCTTTGTggaataataaaatgggaGTTATTTTTGCAGTTATTCTTAATCTGTTCATATTTGCTTATACTTATATGATCTGCCACGACGTATTTGTCATTTTggtacttttccttccatatgtgtatgattttttGCTTATCTTCTCTTTCCAATAGAGGTAACTttacaatattttttaacgCCCTTGAGCTGGGGagcgaaaaataaaaccgTTTCCTTCCTGTACACATCAGCATGATGTTATTTAGTTTCTTTCGTACTTTCCTCTGTGTGCGGTTTGTGACTGCAGCGAAGGAGAGGTTGCTCATTCACAATGGAGGGGCGCCTCTAAAATTTCCCATTCTCATTTTTCACCGTCGCGTGATGAAAATGCATTCTAGTCCAAGGGTAAAAGGTTGTATCCCCGAAACAAGTCATATCATCCTTGGTTCATCCGCATTAACGGAGTTATATGTTACTTTCACGTTTGCTCTGCGGaaatggattttttttttttttttttttttttttctttgttacATATTAATGTGGCTCAATCTCTGCTatgaataattaaaaaaaagtttgcgCGCtgtacttacatatatgctCTACCCACAGGGGTTGCAAAAAATGACATACCAATTGGTACTCGCAGAGGGGCCAACTGCTATATCGCAAAAGTGCATACATAATAACGCACGATGCGCCATCGGTAGATGCAACTTTTCAGGGGTTACAAGAATATtctataaaaatataatgcaCAGAAATATAGGGCGGCGCAAAATGGGAGGAATATTTTCCTGCaaacgggaaaaaataaaacgcatAGGGAATTAGGAAGggtgaaaaattgaaatgcTTTTGGCGAAGATGCcccacggaaaaaaaaaaaaaaaaaaaaaaattacataaagAATAGATATTACGACGTTAACTAACACGCACAAAAAGGCGCGCACCGTTTTTGTAAACGTTTGGAATTTAAAAGAGTGCTAATTAATTGAGGTCCACATCGTGCGTATCAGaggtgtgtggggggggggtaaaaggagaaagaggtATTTATAAAAGCGAGTAGCAATTTGTGTGTGGAGGCTTGATCCACACAAACCGTTAGGCTCAGGGATGACTGCGTACTGCTACGCGTCAGAAGGAGCTCTGGCTGAGTATCTGGCGCAAAATGTCACAGGGCTTCTCTAGCACCTTTGCCCGCAAATCAAACTGCACCATAGAGCCATCATTAAGTACACCGATGTAGTCAACGAAATTGAGGAGATCCAATCTGTGAGTAAAAATGATCGacgtttttcccttcatatATTTTAGTAGCGCTTCGTTAATTATGTTCTCCGATAATTTGTCTAGCGAAGAAGTCGGTTCATCCAAAATgagaattttattcttcttaaaTAAATTCTGAGCAAGGTAAACTCTCTGCTTTTGTCCTCCCGACAAGGAAGACCCATCCACTCCAACATTCACATCATCGTAATGAGCATACTTACTTAAAAAATCATGAATATGAAAATCTTTATATGTATCTTTTAACATATCTggagtaattttttctaaattttcttgcaccttttttatttcccctgtGACAAAGGAGTGTATTTCTTCCAAGTTGTCGATTGCAAGTTCGTCTGATTGGAATGTATTTTCAAACGCTGTGTTGTTCACTGCCGATATGGTACCTCTACACGaatttgtgcttttttttctatttttcgtACATCTTTTGGATATTTGTTCCTCCTCTATGAGCACCAATTGCTCCTTCAGCATCTGCTCATATGCCTTGAGGGGGTATAGCAAATTACCCTGGATAGACAtattgaagagaaaaggattTTGCGTGATTACTCCTTGGATATACCTTAAGGCTGAGGAACTGATTTTCTCAATTTCGAAATTGCCTATCAGGATTTTTCCAGAATTGggtgtgttttttttggagAGCAGATTTAATATGGTcgtttttccacttccacTTTTGCCTACAATGGCAACTGATTTGTTATGTGGCAGGAAGAAGGAGACATTTTTCAGGACGCAATTATCCTCCTCCGTGCGTTTGTTGCTTTCTTGGTCTTTGTGGTTTTCACGGGTCGTGCTGCTCGTGCTGTCGGTGGCGTTGGTACCGGTGCTCCCTGCACTACTCCTGCGCGAAAGGGGGTCCACCTTTCCGTAAGACTTGTCCTGGGGAATGATCTCCTCATCCTTGCCGTACGAAAAAGAAACGTTATCAAACTTGATGGAGTAATCCTCATTTTTGAGAAAACGAATTGTGTCCTTAGACCAGTGCTCGTTGAATTCACTCTTGGGGAGGTTAATAATTTGAAGTACCTTTGCACACGAGCCAATACATTTCTGGAGATCACCAATAGATTGCATAACCCCTTGTATGCCACTACCACAAAATAGCGAGTACATAATTagggaaaataaatctcCCGTATTTATATACTTATTGGCAATTAAATAATTCCCATAATAAATCAAATggagtaaaaaaagggaaatgatACTAACGAAGAGGAAGTGGTTTCCAGCTTTGACTAGTGAATATTTCGTACCTGATTTGTACACTTCATTTAAATAATTtgtaaattcttttttttcaaaagattCTCCATTTAATAATCTGACATTACCAATGTTGTGTATCTTTTCGGAAGCAAAATCTATGCAGTTACTTAACTTCTCCTGCTTTATAATGCTAATttgttttacaatttttccataGGTGGTACCAATTATCAGAGAAGCAGAGACAGGAAGTAAAAAGGACTGGAATAATTTACTTGGTGATATATGTAAAGCACAAATTCCTCCAACAATTGCTGCAATCAAATTACGAATTCCGAAGGAAAGAGTGATTAGTACCCTCGAAGAAACTTCAATGTCGTTAGATAATCTGTTTATTAGCTCTCCTGTTTTCTGCTTTTCAAAAAAAGACAATTTCTGATTAAGTATATTCTCAAACAGATCCTTCCTTAACCGTCTCGTAATTTTCTCGATGGATGTTTCGATAAAATATATCCGAAAAAAGCTGAAGGTAGAAATTCCTATAATGAGAAATACCGTTTTGTACACCTCGTTCATTACATACTTTAAAGATTCCTCCTTTCCTCCATACATGTTAATTATTTTGCTTATACACATGGGAAAGAACATTTGTCCCAAGGATGAAATTAATAAACAGAGAAATGCCACTGCTAGgtaattcctttccttcttcaaaattttgtaaatgtcTTTTATGGATACACCTCCGTCTGCATTTGTATTCAGCTTCTTTTCAAATGACTCTCTTAAGCTTTTCCGTAGATTGAAAAAGGTTTGTTGTGCTTGGTTTATGTTAATTTTAGGATCCTCCTTCCCTTGGTCATTCTTTCCATCTTCGTCTCcatattttcctccccagGTACtctttcccccattttgGCTTCCATTTGAGAACAGCCGTATTCTCCACCTGCTACACGTTCTGGACATGCGCGTTATCCACTCTGGACTGCTCATTGGGGAATCCCTGGGTGCGTCACTCATCCAATTATTGTTCACGCGGTGGGGACTCGCGCGATATGGAATTTTGTGAATGAAGAGGGCGTCCCTCGCGTTTGACAGGTTAGGTTGATTTGGACGATTCGGCAGGTTCGCCACGTTCGGTCGGTTCGTCTGGTTAGTTATGTTTGGGGCGTTTATAGCGTTTCTCACCCTTGGAGTGCTTCTCACTTTTCTCGCACTATTTACGATGTCCACACTTTTTATACTACTTATACTACTTATATTGCTTATACTTTTCACGATTTTCTTGTTTGCTCCACCTTCTACCTGCACGACCCCTCGGCCCCTGCCGAGACGGAAAATTCTCACATGGCCGCAAAGGGGGTCGCGGGAATTAACCAACAGCTGGTAGTTTACGATGCACTGCTTCAGAAACATTGTCTGTCTGAATTGGGGAAccgtggaaaaggaaaaaaatcgaaCCGGAGTCGGACTGGAAATCGAACCGAAAATCGAATCCAAATTCGAACCGGTGACGTGtgtgtaaacatatataaGTACAACCCTGGTACACCGCGATGCAACGGTTCGAAGACAATGGCGAGCGCGCACATGGGCATATAAGATGCTTATGAACGTACTTCTATACAAATAAAGTGAGGGAGGCACGTGCGCCAGTTTGCCCCTTTCAATGCGATCCTCCGAAGGGGGATAGAGGTGGGAGAGTCTCTCCTTCGACAGAGCTTCTCCGTTTGCGTTGCTTTACCTTTAACTcaaaaattcttttcttttcttctgttaggcggaaggggggaatttttttttttttcttcttttttccccttccagtTCCTAATGAAGAACCGTGGCTCCGATGCTGTTCAATTGTTTTCTTGAATTTCTGCTTGGATATATTCTCTCATCATCACTCTCCCAAAAAACACTTTTAACTGAGGCATTATGTACACATGATTTGATCGTCTGCGTGTAGGAAATGGGGTGGTAAATATAACCCTCCGGTTATCTTGTAATTCATatgtttgtttctttctccATCCGCATAAAATTTTGCACGTGTATGGAATGGTACAGTTTTGCCATTTGCTTAAATGggcaaggaggaaaaaaaggaaaaaaaaaaaaaaaaaaaaaagagaagctTGATTTAATCGATCATTTCTGTATGGAAAAATTCAGCTGTAACGGaacttctcttttttttttttttttacgtctCCCATTTGGGCGTGGGTGGATCTGTTCCTTCGCATAGCAGCATACGTTGAAGGTACAGAGCAGATATCCAATTTGCGCGCCTCCTCCCCACTTTCGCTTTCAGGGAtggaactttttttcttcgcttgTAGATcgaaatatatatgacaCGGAAGAGACTTTCACTACAGAATGACAGCGATGCTATCGCGGTGTCGAGTGTGTATCACTCAACTACGGTTTACACCAATGGGGTATGTCGGAACTTGGGGTGTTCGCCTCAAAGGACATGTGGCTTTAGGGCGGATGACACAAAATTAGGGGAgagcctctttttttttttttttttttttcacctccaTTCGTCAGACCCATCttatttttcaagaaaaGTTACATAATATGCATAcaggaaaaggggagaaaaaaaagttgcaataTGTACCTCTTTACGCGTGCATTTTGCGGTTTTGCgtttggcattttttccctttttttttttttggactatATCTCCTTTTAGCGGAACATGCCCCTGATTGATGGGGGGGGACGTTCATGCACATTACGtgtttaccaaaaaaaaaaaaaaagataaaaaatatatatgaaaaaaggagggcGGCGCACACCCAACGAAGTTATATACAGcattattcaaaaaaaattagaaaaaaaatttattcaaaaatgataatagaACCCATCGCGAatgcttcattttgtaaacgggcttaattcattttaaagccattttttttttcttttcttcctgtctcttcttttctttcttttttcttcttcctcttctttttcttcctggctctttattattttctttctattctttcttttttccatttccttccctttcctttttattccttttctttccctttcttttttttttcttttttctttttaagaataGCACGCGGTGTGTTAccaaagaagggaaaaaaaaaaaaagaaaagaataaagaaggaaaaggaataaaaagaaaaggaaagaaaagaaaaggaaagaaaagaaaaggaataaaaaggaaagggaaggaaatggaaaaaagaaaactaaaGAGTGAAGGAATATTATGTGGCATAGTAACGTATATTTCCTGGTCTTCTATTATTTGTTCCTGTCCGTGTTCCggcccttccttctcttccggTTGGTGGACGAAGTGGTTCATTATAGATGGTCGAAACATCGGTGGAGCTACCATCTAAGGTGGACGATTCCCCACCACCACCAGCACCGAGGGTGGTGGAACCATCACCACCCAGGGTGGAAAAATCATTCCCTGTGAAAGTGTCGTCGAAGTGTTGTCGTCGAATAgtaaatcttcttcctctactCCTGTTCCTTCCTCTTGTATTATTACTGCCACCAAAgagggatttttttattccatcaaataaatcagtatactgaaaaaaaaaaaaaaaaggaagaacatatatatatacacatatacatacatatatatatgtatatatgtatatatatatatgta
This DNA window, taken from Plasmodium knowlesi strain H genome assembly, chromosome: 13, encodes the following:
- a CDS encoding ATP synthase mitochondrial F1 complex assembly factor 1, putative, with translation MLMCTGRKRFYFSLPSSRALKNIVKLPLLEREDKQKIIHIWKEKYQNDKYVVADHISISKYEQIKNNCKNNSHFIIPQRNQNGYINFYSQFIDNKLLFITTLGDYNKFREKSTPYVTLHFFDELKNREIILTKLNIVNNVITKNQAIKFYNYILAFYSDANYFTYVCKFNNDSRNFHYDAFIEKFKHMF
- a CDS encoding ABC transporter B family member 7, putative, which codes for MFLKQCIVNYQLLVNSRDPLCGHVRIFRLGRGRGVVQVEGGANKKIVKSISNISSISSIKSVDIVNSARKVRSTPRVRNAINAPNITNQTNRPNVANLPNRPNQPNLSNARDALFIHKIPYRASPHRVNNNWMSDAPRDSPMSSPEWITRMSRTCSRWRIRLFSNGSQNGGKSTWGGKYGDEDGKNDQGKEDPKININQAQQTFFNLRKSLRESFEKKLNTNADGGVSIKDIYKILKKERNYLAVAFLCLLISSLGQMFFPMCISKIINMYGGKEESLKYVMNEVYKTVFLIIGISTFSFFRIYFIETSIEKITRRLRKDLFENILNQKLSFFEKQKTGELINRLSNDIEVSSRVLITLSFGIRNLIAAIVGGICALHISPSKLFQSFLLPVSASLIIGTTYGKIVKQISIIKQEKLSNCIDFASEKIHNIGNVRLLNGESFEKKEFTNYLNEVYKSGTKYSLVKAGNHFLFVSIISLFLLHLIYYGNYLIANKYINTGDLFSLIMYSLFCGSGIQGVMQSIGDLQKCIGSCAKVLQIINLPKSEFNEHWSKDTIRFLKNEDYSIKFDNVSFSYGKDEEIIPQDKSYGKVDPLSRRSSAGSTGTNATDSTSSTTRENHKDQESNKRTEEDNCVLKNVSFFLPHNKSVAIVGKSGSGKTTILNLLSKKNTPNSGKILIGNFEIEKISSSALRYIQGVITQNPFLFNMSIQGNLLYPLKAYEQMLKEQLVLIEEEQISKRCTKNRKKSTNSCRGTISAVNNTAFENTFQSDELAIDNLEEIHSFVTGEIKKVQENLEKITPDMLKDTYKDFHIHDFLSKYAHYDDVNVGVDGSSLSGGQKQRVYLAQNLFKKNKILILDEPTSSLDKLSENIINEALLKYMKGKTSIIFTHRLDLLNFVDYIGVLNDGSMVQFDLRAKVLEKPCDILRQILSQSSF